Part of the Panicum virgatum strain AP13 chromosome 4N, P.virgatum_v5, whole genome shotgun sequence genome is shown below.
GTGAGGAAGTCCTTGAGCTCCTGGAATGCTTTGGAAGCATTGTCGTTCCACTCGAACTTATCGGACTTCcagagaagtttgaagaagggtaggcctctGTCGCCGAGTCGGCTTATGAACCTACTCAAGGCGGCCATGCACCCTATGAGCTTCATCAGGTTCTTTTTGCTCCTGGGAGGCTTCATGAACCTGATGGCGTTGACCTTGGTggggttggcttcgatgccccggctactgactatgaagccgagtagttttccggacGGGACACCGAACACACACTTGATCGGGTTGAGcttctgaaagtgatcgggtgctctagcctaagagggggagggggtgaattaggcactaataaaaacttagacctatggctccaactagtttgcacaaaacttaaactaaaacatgctatctagatgtgcaattaggttgttctagtgtgaaacccatatcccaaaagagtttagcaacctatagccttttctatcaagaaactactctatgaaagtaaaggcatataaatttctagtatgaaatgcggaagcttaaaagcGGGATAGGAGATGGCAATCTCTTGACgcaggtgtttatcccgtggttcggttagccacaaaggcacacctacatccacgttgttgtagcactcactaagagtattgctactcggccaccaaatctcttccgtgaacacaatcacggtcaccttggccccgggttccactaaggagcttctccacaaaggatgcgggtctccacgtcccccgcacaaagatgtcgtcgccgctccacaccaagtcgaagggtcgatgacgttgccggcgagcttcacgctccaaggtgccggcgcaccaaactcttgttttggttcgctaatgaaccacagcacaaaggcttgaAGCCTTgtaatctcactcactaagagctaatcctttacacaacactctcaaagtgtgctaagggctaaggatatgatcttgattcttttgtatggcttggagatgttcttgggtgtgtgtgggatgtccagcaactccagcaatcttcaaatggccggggtgaggcgtatatataggccaccaagtcttgtagccgttgctccaacggtcagcaaaattctgcgtaccatcggatgagccgaagtagcgtcggttcatccggtcactcacagacccgaagtagccgttgagcttctgtcagctaacacagtgaccaccggttcatccgatgcttagccgtcagttaaaccggtcactcacagcactcaactcttctgctgatgtcattacaccgatggtatgcaccgatgcttcactggttcaaccggtgctaaagaatcttctcctgggctcttgacatcgtctctggaacataggacgcccaatgcaccgatgcccctttttgacccgtcggttcattcggtgcccataagctgacttggctttgattcccttctgccatggcgtcggttcttccgacaaccatcggatgcaccgatgcttcatgcgtcggttcttccggtgctaccgactgaagagctttcagggcgctgccctgagcggaacccccgtaggggcggcccttcaggccatgctacgcctatcttctctttttctttgtcatcacttgaacctaaaagcctgagaatggtcatcttaacaatcatattagtccaagtgttgtgttgttattcgatcaccaaaatcactcgaaatggcataaatggtgccatgttcgtttcagcttccatttgaatttcctgagattttcaaatgtctcGGAGAGGTCCATAATGAACTGATCATTACGTTTTATCTtgacgacgacgtcatcgacaTAGGCCTCGGCATTGCGCCcgatctgcccctggaggcatCTCGGAATGGCCTTCTGGTATGTGGCGCCGACATTCTTGAGGCCGAacgtcatggtgttgtagcagtaggcCCCAAAGTTGGTGATGAAGGACGTCTTCTCCTGATCCGACTCCTTGAGGGCTATATGGTGGTACCCTGAGTAACagtcaagaaaagagaggagaacgCACCCGGCCGTCGAGTCGACGACCTGATCGATGCGTGGTAGAGGAAAGGTGTCCTTAGGGTAGTGTTTGTTGAGGTCggtatagtcaacacacattctccattcaccattttttttacaaggactgggtttgccagccaATCTGGGTGTGCGACTTCTCTGATAAaatcggcggcgaggagccgggttacttctaccctaatagcctcctttcGATCCTGCGCGAAGCGGCGGAGCCGTTGCTTGACGGGTTTCGCCTTCTTGTCGATAtctaaggagtgctcagcctcctcccttgggactccgtgcatgtcagatggcttccatgcgaagatgtcccaattctcccggaggaaggaggtgagcgcGCCTTCCTACGCCGAGTCGAGGCTGGCCCCGATCACGGCGGTCTTGTGCGGTCCATCGTCCTGGAGGACGATGGTCTTGGTCGCCACGGCTGGCGCGAGCTGCGACTCGGAAGTCGACTCCTTGGCGGGGATCGGCTGCTGGTCCGCCAGGACATTCTTTGCTACCCGAGCAACAAGAACCAAGTTCCTGGATTGTTCCAGGGTGTCGGAGAGTTCGATGTTCTTGGCCTCGCACGCGTAGGAGGTCTGCAGATCTCCGTAGACCGAGAGGACCCCCTTTGGAGTTGGCATCTTCAGGAGAAGATACGTGTggttggggatcgccatgaatttggcgagggagggtctttccaggatggcgtggtaggaggTCTCGAACTCGGTGACCTCGAAGTTGACATACTCGGTGCGGTAGTTGTCGCGAGTGCCGAAGGTGACTGGCAGAGTGGCCCGGCCGACCGGAGTCGACCCGGCTCCGGGGATGATGCCATAGAAGGCCTGATCAGATGGGACCAGGGAGGTCATGTCGTAGCCCATGCTCTCCAATGTGCtggcgaagatgatgtcgagGGCACTGCCACCGTTGACGAGTACTTTGGCCAGGCGGACCTGGCTCACCACCGGGCTAACCACGAGGGGGTAGGCACCCGGCCTGGGCAGGTGTACCCAGTGGTCACGGCGGTCGAAGGTGATCGGCATCTCTGACCACCGCAGGGGTTCAACCGGGTGTTTGAACACCAGGTTGACTTCGCGATCATCCAACTTGAGCTTGCGCCGGCATGATGGCTTGCTGGGGCCGCCGTATATGAAGTTGACAGCCCTGTCTTCCTCCTAGAATTTCCCTGGGGAATCTTCCCTCTTCTCGTCGCCGTCTCGCCTGAGCGAGTTGCGCCTTCGTTGGCGCGCCCGGGTGATTCTGGAACCACCCGGCCTGTCACGGTCCTCACGGCGGGGTCGCTTGGGGTCGTCGTCCTTGATGACGCCGTTGGAGAGCGCTCGGCACTCCCGGGCGGTGTGATTTGCGTCCTTGTTCCAAGGACACATGCCATCCAGGAGCCGATCCAGGTCCGTTTGGTTGAGGGTGGAGCGGAACTGGGACctttcggcgacggcgacggtgttCTCGGGGCCACGCTTGCGGTCCCGGTTCTTGGATGACTCGGCACAATCGTTCTTCTTCCCGTGGCGAGGTGGGCGATCGTCACGTTGGCATTCCGAGCGATTGTCCCGCTGAGGGGGACGCTCGGAGGAGTCGTTCTGGGCCTTGTGCAGGCGGTGAGCTCGCTCGGCATCTTCCATGTCggcgtgcttgttgacgacCAACATCATGTCACCCACAGTCTTGGGGTTGCTCTCAAACATCTCCCTCCATAGTTCGATGTTATGGAGGCCTTCATTGAAGTGGTAGATGATGTCCCTGTCATCAGCTTCCGTAATAGTATTACGGTTAGCAAAGTACCTCTTGATGTAGTCACGGAGGGACATGCCCGGTTGCTGTTTGACGCTGGccagatcccatctggtttGGGACACGGGCAGGATGCCTGGTAGTACCGGGCGAAGGCGTTGCAGAGCTCCTGCCAGCAGTTGATGGAGCCGGCAGGGAGCGCTTCGAGCCAGTTGAGGGCGTGGCGACCCATCATGACCGGGAAGTAGTCAGCCATGATGTCGTTGTCGCCGCGAGCAGCTCAGATAGCGATGGAGTAGTTGTGCAGCCACGTCTTGGGGTCCAACTCGCCGTCGTACTTCTCGATCCCGGTAGGCTTGAAGGTGTCAGGCCACTGGATGGCCCGGAGCCGACTGGAGAAGGCAGAGAAGCCGTCAAGGTCGTTGTCGGGTTCGTCATCGCGGTGGGGTCGTCATGGACGGTTGTCGCCCCGGCGGTAACGGTTCTGGTGGTCGTCGTCGGGGACGCCGTGGTCCTCGTCGTACTGGCGATGCCACTTGTGCTCGGCGGTGTTGCGTAGGTGGTGACGGTTGTTGATGCGCTGACGCAGGTCTTGTTGGTTGAGCTGGAGACGGAGGTCGTTCTGGTTGACTTCTCTATCGTCGCCGTGGGGACGTGTCGAGTGGTGGCTCGACTGGGCGCGGTAGGCCGAGTTGTCCTCGCGCAGCTGCTGGACTTGCGTGGCAGCCACATGTAGACGGGCGCGAGCCTTGATGATCTCGGGGGTCTCCTGGAGGCCCTCGAGCACCTAGAACACCGCGGCGAGGTTGGCCGACGGCGTGGCGAAGACGTCTTGGCCGTTGTAGTCGAGGTCGAAGTCGGCCTCGAGGTTACGGGCCCGGATCGGTGAGCGCCGGTTCCTGGGGTTGCGGCGATCGGCATTCTCCAGGTTGCGGTTGGCCCGATCAATCACCTCGTGATTGCGCCTGAtgtctgttggcgctccttaagtacccattttatcccttgtttatccttgataatggcatgaatttaatatcaaaatcactaacaatcctaaccccggcctaattattggtcattttcacatttgcacatatattttggaggaactttatttttgcaggtttttggcctatttggGAGCATGAAATgccgaggcccgtgatcgagcgctaacacggagaaagacgaaggccaaagcccaaaggaaggaccaaagcccatgttaattcgaagcccattcatgcacatccatcctccaagagagcccaaaggaccaagcccacgaagatgagatcaagatacttcgggattaagcaaatcaaatgaagatttaaggaaggattccctattctatcctttcctcgaagatatctccaagataatgatgtccaaaggggtgcaatcgtgaaggacataaactctagaagatgcgatgagtctacacgcgaaagaggagaccgaggcggtcccgaaagagggtaggccggccggccttggcccatgaggccggccggcctagcccgtttccgaggcagttcggcctccccttcgaccggtggcttcctcggcttataaatagctcgcaccttattcaactcggggaatcaatccacccagaactcgacgaaaacctagggccaaggccggagggagacgacggccgccgcaagtcttcgaaggtacctaggagatggcttaggccacccctagccgccatggcctccctgcgaggttgtgccatggtgtaGTTCGGGAGTCATctccaacattcgtcggggtatgtacacacatgatggtgatatcaatctactctttattctagttgtctcgactttggtctacttcaatgcatgctttctttctcatatgtgatgcatccatatgttcatagtaagattagatctattcgtggtgattagtctatatcttgcggatacgttgaggtagcgtgttttagctagttggttgattaccccggtgtggtgacagcatggcggagggaaaagccctagcgacgacatgatgtggaataggatcgatggcgagtatcatgggagtcgttgcgcggccaccaagaggaggagcttcgagtaagagcacttggtgggcgtttggcgtaaagctttgggaaaccttaggcgtcgacacgcacctcgcaccggcgaccttgggaaagtaggccgcttgcgagccgcctttctgagagatgatttcgtgtacctttagttgagatgcaatctatgttttgatcacctttttcactAGAACTGTAcatagagacgataggccctagctccttggttgagttatctcatctacggttgtgggtgtgatgaacacttatgcttcattcatatctatcaagtgttcagtttatatgcaatcttcgcttcatgtttaggataggttcgatagattagatggtaaactctagtcggttcgtttctgatccacggattgataaaccttgggggagtactctaagcgaaaagctaccacgatccgtgcgcttgcggtacgtaaattggggctctaaggagtgtcaacaatgTCAGCACGGACCTCGTTGCGGCGGAGTCGTTGCGCCTTCTCCTCGTCGGTCTCGTTCTCACGAGTGTCGGATTCGTCGGAGATGATGAAGATCTGGCGATGTTCCGTCGCCGAAGAGCGGTTGGGTAGGAGGGTGAACGAGGCGTGTTGGAAGCCAAGTTCCTCTCCCGAAGAcgggtcagatcggatctgacctTGGGTAGCCGAGTCGGAGAGCCGCACTCGGATCTGATCCGAGTACGTTGTAGCAACATTGTGGAGTCTGAAGGGGACCCGATCCGGGTTGTTACGGTGTCGAAGTGCATCCTCGCCGAGCTTGACGCACTCGGCGATGGATCTGCCGACTCGATCTATCTGAGAGATAAGATCGTCAGCAGATCTGATAGGACGACGGGTTGTCCTGGAAGGAGTAAGCGTCGTGTAGTCCGCCTCGGGTTCGGGAACTCAAGGCGTGGCAGATCTCGGAGTGGCCAGATCGGATCTGGTCCTGGTTGAGATGCTGCCGAGTTCTCGGAGAACATAGTCAGGATCGTCTCAGTGGTGAAGCGCGACTTTGCCGAGTCGGATGCACTCAGCGATGGATCTACCGACGCGATCTATCTGGAAGATCAGATCGTCAGCAGATTCGTCAGGGCGACGGGTCACCCTGGTTGGCGTGGTTGCCACATCGAAGTTCTCGGATTCGGAAATCCGAGAGGTGGCAGATGCTTGGGGAGTTAGATCGGATCTAACCCCAGCGAAGACGCTGCCTCCGGCGGTGGGAAAGCCGGAAGCGGGGTTCCTGGGAACCGTAGCCTCCGGGAAGCTTccgaaggtgaaggagaagccgACTGTCGCCTCCATCTGGGCGGTGACGCTGATGGAGAAGACGATGCCGGTGTTGGCTGCCATTTAACTCGACGTATGAGccctgagtcccctacctggcgcgccaactgtcggattgttattccggccaatccaccaggggtgtacccggcggtagagtttcaggatggggatctcaggaccaagagctcgatggtaacacgaagacgcagggatttagacaggttcgggccgcattgagcgtaataccctacgtctttgtgttcggggttgtattagggtttgtggaatgctgcAAAAAGAAGAGTCTCTCTATGGGTCGGCCTACATTTCCTTTATATAGACCAGGAgccgtaggggtacaaggaatggTATGCTtgggttgttttacaaggaggtcggttaagatccctagatatccgggtcCCTAATCCACTGGGGATCCCATTTGCGCACAGCCGAGACCTGCACGCCAAGTAGtcgtagccgagtcaccgagcagggtagtctcccggactcggggaccccactcggcagggaggtacatagatctacctccgtcatAAGCTCTTTGGAAAAAGTTCATAAATCTGAAACTTGTCTATTAAAAATCTTCTACAAAATTTATCATTACAAATTTCAGTTTAGAAGTGCTATTAAGAAAATTTCTCTTTTTACGATTTATTACTGAAAAGTTGTTAGGAAAGTTTTCCGAGTAAAGATTTTTGTGAAAAGTATAATCAGGAACTTATTATAGCAAAAAAATTCTagcaaaattctcaaacttaaAGTTTAATTAGCAAGTGCCCACAAagtattatttatttttatgaGAAAATTATTTGCAAAAAGTTATGTGTAATTCCTTTTGTAGAGAAGTTCgttatgtgtaatttttttcttcaacagttaagaaaaaaatatttgtataaaTTTATTCTCTACAAATCTTTTTGCTAAAATATATCCTGAAATGCTGTTGCAtaaccttttttcttttctgaaacTTGTGTATAGAATTTCCACTAGAAATGTTGTTTCATTAAAATAATGTACACCTTCAAACACTTCTTTTGTCTGTGATAAGCATGCGTACAAATAATGTGATATGATGTTATGCCCttctttaaaacaaatgagttgttttcttgaaacaaagatgttgtcctacataacatctgaaaggaacacacctatatgagtctgactacTGGTCATAGTCTATGAGaactgggtattctctagaaactcatgaaaggcctggagtatgacttataagctccaaaccgcggggatgcttatgcagcctagtaccagtgtagggctctggtcaaacttgtttgcacaagactggtaattcaaggcatagtccattatacagttgtgaataagtgtagcatTTGTCCTAGATgtaagttcaacttaacagtctctgtcaaatactggtatatcaatgatgGAATGAGagcatttctagtgtggcttgaaattCTTGGTTGggattgttggaattatgggcttggcccatttattctaatcaatgcaataaaagaattcaaagcccactattaaatgctagggaatcaattgcttaattatGTATTGGGAATTatggaggatctcaaccgacttaaagggtggaccatgtatacaccacttgtgaagccggtaagaggaggtcggtgaaccacacgcgcgctcgctagcctcgccgagccgggccgagggcgaggacggggcgtggcgtggcgtggcgtggcgcggccggccggacgggcggtgcgtgtgcgtggcgcggtcggacgtgacgtgcaggtgcggtgcgacgtgatgtgctgagatgagagaaTGTTTTGCTGTTGAAAGCATTAAAATAGAGACAATAAAACATTGGCATTAACAGGTGAATGATGACACAGAATAAAACCTTTGCGGTTAATGAGATTCCTGTGACTCAATTGCACTAGTAATTGCTGCTCATCAAAACCCattacgacgtccaggttcgttgaatctgAGGCATCTCCACGCCTTTATAaaccaccccctcctcctctcatcctcacacAACACAGCACTTGCTTCAGttactcctgcttaggagatctctcccttctccctctgctgctttctgccattcccatcgctagcgctgcgcgcacagctctagcgagagcaggcctccggaacctctgctcgctgaaggtcctgcacgggacgcgggcaatcaggttttttgggagcgtcttgacgcgactgctcgctccctgaacgactactTTGTCTACATCCCGGCGTGCGCTCCCTGAACGGCTACTTCGTCTACATCCTGGcgtgaacgactacttcctggtgaccgTTTGTGGGACTGCACTatgaacatcttcctgcatcaaTGTCGTTCGGCTACATCAagcaaggccagtcgaatagaatGTCTATTCCAGATGGTAACGACGCACCCGGTGCAttcggcactggtcccgccatAGGGTACACTCTAATCCTATTCTGGTTTAATATTtcgttcatgcttattagtgagaataacatgaacacaagcacatattttattcacacattatcactcatttatgtcatgaaattgctagtaatatttggaattaaaatataccaaaaattgcctagatatctaacaatccaaaaacctgaacTTGTTAATatgctttcggtatctagctttgctgcaacaATCAAACCACCACATTTTGATGGTTccaattacaaacgttggcaagagtgGCTTATACTATGGTTGACAGTGCTGAGACTGATGCATgtaaaagagggtaagcctgaacagttcactccagaggaagggagtgcgttcgatgaggctgatacccTCTTTAGAGGCTGCGTCATTAGTGTTCTCACTgaaaacctggtggattcttatgtcCTACTGACAaccagggttcaccttaccgtTTGCACTGTAGATTTTACCGTTTTTTACTGTAGCGGTAAccgtttttttttacttttgtatttttaaattttgaataggaAAACACCGGTTACCGCTACCGGTAAGTGTTGCCGCCAAGTAGCGGTAACGGTAAAAATCACCGGTAACCGGCGATTTACCGCCGGTAAGGTGAACACTGCTGTCAACTGGCAAAgaattgtgggatgctcttgaggctcaatatggagtgtctGATGCCGACAGTGAGTTGTATgcgatggagcagttccttgactataggatggtcgaagaccgttctgtggtggaacatgctcatgaaatacatactctgtcCAAAGATATCAAAAGTTGTAGCAAAGGGTCCCTATGTGTGTTACccgataagtttgtggctggaggtattaTCTCTAAGCTACCACCTttttggagggactttgctacttcactAAAATACAAGAGATAGGAGTTCACCATAGATGGACTCAtcgggactcttgatgttgaggagaaggcgagagcaaaggacatacgtgggaaaggagttgttggtgcttcaagtgccaattttgttcagaagaacaactcccacaagaataagaaaaagccaccgcagaaccaaccaaagactaaacagacaaccaccttcaagaacaagaagaagaagggagcttgctatgtgtgcgctagtatggaacactttgctgcaaagtgtccgaacggTAAAGGCAAGGATTCTGCCAACATGgtaattagcgagcctggaggaacatcggggtacggtaatttattacctacagttctttcagttttttgttcacccgagtggtgggttgacactggtgctaatattcatgtttatgctgatgcttctttattttcttcttaccaggacagcgggactttctccttgctgatggggaacggatcgcatgcgcgtgttcttggtgttggtacggtaaatctgaagtttacttcggggaagaccatGCAGCT
Proteins encoded:
- the LOC120669092 gene encoding uncharacterized protein LOC120669092, with the translated sequence MPITFDRRDHWVHLPRPGAYPLVVSPVVSQVRLAKVLVNGGSALDIIFASTLESMGYDMTSLVPSDQAFYGIIPGAGSTPVGRATLPVTFGTRDNYRTEYVNFEMPTPKGVLSVYGDLQTSYACEAKNIELSDTLEQSRNLVLVARVAKNVLADQQPIPAKESTSESQLAPAVATKTIVLQDDGPHKTAVIGASLDSA